The Methanotorris formicicus Mc-S-70 genome segment TTCCAATTTTGTCTATGGTATAGAATCCAAACTCCCTAAATAATCCAAAAACTTCCCCTTTTTCGTTACAAATTGAACAAATACCAACACCTTTTGCAGCAATATTTCCTGTTTTCATATAGTAGTAATCCATAGTTGCCTTATGCACAAAATAGTCCATAAACTCCCCTATATCTCCAACATAAAATTCTTCATCACCTTTCCTAATAGTTATTGTTAAAATAACACCATCTTTTGGATAGTTTTTCTTTAATTTTTCAATATCTTCAATAATTTTTTCTGCATTATCTTTTAGTGCTGTTTCTAATCTTTTTAAAAAATTGGTCTTTTTGTATTTCTTTGCATCTGCAACTGCTTTTAATATTTTATTTCTAAATGTTTTTTCAGCATCAACCAATTTAGATGTTGGGCTTAAATCAGCACCTCTTGGAGAGCCTTTTTTATATAGCAGCCTTAAAATCATAGATGAGTCAAATCTATCATCAAAAACTCCTAAATAGTTAAAATCTCCATCAAATGCAATTTTAAAGATTATATTATATTTCCCATCAACATCTGGATTTTCTACAAGTATAGACAGTGGATTATTAATGTCTTTCCCCTCTTTTTCAATAATATACTTCCCAATTGTTGCCACACTTGATAACATTTTTATCCCTCACTATAACAATTTAAATAAGTAAAAAAATATTATATATAATTTTTGGAATTTTAAATTGGTGGAACTATGGATATTGTTTTAAAATCTTATGGATTTTTTATATCTAAAAAAGGAGATAGATTTGTTTTTGAAGTAAAGGAAAATGGAGAAGTAAAGAAAGTAGAAATTTCTGCAAATAAAGTTGAAAGAATTATTTTAGGAAAAGATGGAACAATAACCACATCAGCAATAAATTTGGCAATAGAAAATAACATTCCAATAATATTTCTAAAGAATGAAGAACCAACAGCAATGGTTTGGCATTGCAAATTAGGTAAGACTGGGAAAATTAGAAGAAATCAAATAAAATTTTCAGAGACCGTTGAAGGAATAAAATATGCATCAAAATGGATTGAAAGAAAAATGAAAAACCAGATTAGTTATTTGAAAGAATTAAAAAAGAACCACAACCATAAAGGAGATTTTGATGGATTGGTTGAGGGCATAAAAGGATGTATTGATGATTTAAATGATTATTTGAGTAAAATTGATGGCAATATTCAAAAAAGAACCATAAAGGATACCATCATTGGTATTGAAGGATTAGCATCAAAGTATTATTTTGAAGGGATTAATTATGCCCTCCCAGAAAAGTATAAGTTCAAAGAAAGGAGTAGGAGGCCTGCAAAAGATGAATTTAATGCTTTATTGAATTATGATTATGGGATGTTATATCCAATTGTTGAAAAATGCTGTATTGTCGCTGGTTTAGACCCCTATGTTGGATTTATCCACTCCGATGGATATAATAAGACAACCTTAGTTTATGATATAATTGAAATGTATAGGGTTTATGTGGATAGAGGAGTTGTGAATTTCATAAACAAAAAGAAAGTTAAAAATGAGTTTTTTGTTCCTTTGCATAATGGAATATCGTTATCAGAAATTGGGATTGGAGAGTTTGCATCATTTATGAATGAAAGTGTATTCAATAAAGAGTTTGAATTTAAAAGAAAGAAGTATAAACTTCCTGATTTCATCCAAAAAGAGTGTTATGAGATTGCAAATTACATAAGGGAGAGATATTTATGATTTATGTAATTTATGATATAAGTGATGATAAAATTAGGAAGAGAGTTTCTGATAAATGCCTAAACTATGGATTATTAAGAATTCAAAAAAGTGTGTTTGCTGGAAGTTTGAATAAAAATAGAATTGATGAGTTGAGAGTTTTTTGTGAGAATATTATTGAAGAAAATGATAAGGTCTATATTATTAGGTTTGCGAGAAATGCTTTGGAAAGTTGATTTGCATTGGTGAGGAGTTTGATAAAGATTTAGTTAGAGATAATAAAAAGACCATGGTGCTTTAAATGGAATTGGAAGAGATGATTACTGTATCTGATGTTGTTGAGTATATGTATTGTCCAAGGTTTGTTTATTTTGAGAGAGTCTTGGGGATTCCTCAACATGAGGAGAAGAGAGAAAAGGTTTTAATCGGGAGGAATATTCATGAATTAAAGGAAAAAATAAACAAAAACTATATTAGAAAATCCATAAATGCAAAGGCAAAGTTTTTAAATGTATATTTATCCTCCAAAAAGTATCGGATTGTTGGTATTGTGGATGAGGTTTTGGAGTTGGAAGATGGAAGTTACGCTCCTCTTGATTACAAGTTCGCAGAATATAAGAATAAATTGTTCAAAACGCATAAGTATCAATCCATTTTGTATGGATTATTAATTAAGGAGAATTTTAATGTTGAAGTCAATAGGGGTTTTGTAGTTTATGTAAGAAGTGGGAATTTGGTTAAAGAGATAAAGTTTAAACAAAAGGACTTTGATGATGCAATTGGATTTATTGACTTAATTTTTGATATTATTGAAAATGAGGAATTTCCATTAGATATTAAAGTCAATAAAAGGAAGTGCATTGATTGTTGTTATAGGAATAGGACTTTCGCAAATACATTTAAATACTTAGATTAACAATAAACCAGTTTCTTTACATAAAGAGATTATGGCATTCCCAACGGCTATTCGATTTAGTTCTCTTCTAAACTCATACCAAGTAATCTTTTTATCGATTCTAATTTTCTCTAAAATAAAGAAAGCCCTCATAGCTAACGAAATATGACCTAATACTGGAAATCTTTTTCTAACGAAGAAATTTCCAATATTGCAGCACTGTTTAACTCCTCTGTGGAACTCTTCGATTCTCCAAGAGGCGTTTTTGACCTCTTGAAATTCTCCGAAACTCATAAATAGGTTATTCGTTATATAATATACTGCCTTTCCGTTTTTGGAAAGGCAGAAGAGTTTGACATATCCTACTTTCCTTAGATAAACGATTAATCCACTTTCAGGAATTTCTCCAAGTTCTTTAATCGAAATCCACTCACCGTTTTTGGAGAGGTTTATCTTCCTGTTCCTTTTAATTCTGCAGAGGTAAAATAAACCTAACTTATCGATAAGTTTTAAGTTTTCTTTGCTCGAATACCAACTATCGAAGCAGATATATCGAATATTAAATCCCCTTTCAACTAAAGAGAGTATTATTTCCCTACATAAATCATTCTTCGTCTTTCCATCCCTTGGTCTATCATAAACTCTAAATCGATTGGAATGATGTTCTTTCCATTCGTAGCAATACAATCAACAACATGCATGTCCCATAACTACTCGTTTATGTAGATTACTCCAACAATAATAAGTAAATTCTGTTGATTTTCGAATAAAACTTATCTATAACAAAATCATCTATAACGAAAATGTTATATTCGGGAGTTATAAAGTTTTTCATGAAGTTAAATAGATTCTCTTGTGGGTTAAGACCCTCATTCCAAAGAATTCGATTTATGGTATCGTGAGATACGTTTATTCCGAAAATGCGTAATGTTTTAGATAGTTCTATACACGAATTAAACTCTGACAATAGAAGAAAGAGCATATAAACAATTGCATTCGCTTTTTTGAGAATATTCTCACCATAAACAATTTTTATTCGAAAAATAGTAAAATGTTGTGGTAGAAATATCTTATCATAAATGCTATATCATTATATTCGAATATGCTTGCGAAAGTCCTACTTAATTAAAAAATAACTGCAAAGAATTACAATCATTCCAATCAGCCATAAAATCCTATTATTATTTATAACCCTAA includes the following:
- the cas1 gene encoding CRISPR-associated endonuclease Cas1 — encoded protein: MDIVLKSYGFFISKKGDRFVFEVKENGEVKKVEISANKVERIILGKDGTITTSAINLAIENNIPIIFLKNEEPTAMVWHCKLGKTGKIRRNQIKFSETVEGIKYASKWIERKMKNQISYLKELKKNHNHKGDFDGLVEGIKGCIDDLNDYLSKIDGNIQKRTIKDTIIGIEGLASKYYFEGINYALPEKYKFKERSRRPAKDEFNALLNYDYGMLYPIVEKCCIVAGLDPYVGFIHSDGYNKTTLVYDIIEMYRVYVDRGVVNFINKKKVKNEFFVPLHNGISLSEIGIGEFASFMNESVFNKEFEFKRKKYKLPDFIQKECYEIANYIRERYL
- the cas2 gene encoding CRISPR-associated endonuclease Cas2, translating into MIYVIYDISDDKIRKRVSDKCLNYGLLRIQKSVFAGSLNKNRIDELRVFCENIIEENDKVYIIRFARNALES
- the cas4 gene encoding CRISPR-associated protein Cas4 codes for the protein MELEEMITVSDVVEYMYCPRFVYFERVLGIPQHEEKREKVLIGRNIHELKEKINKNYIRKSINAKAKFLNVYLSSKKYRIVGIVDEVLELEDGSYAPLDYKFAEYKNKLFKTHKYQSILYGLLIKENFNVEVNRGFVVYVRSGNLVKEIKFKQKDFDDAIGFIDLIFDIIENEEFPLDIKVNKRKCIDCCYRNRTFANTFKYLD